DNA sequence from the Sphingomonas taxi genome:
CTCGCCATCGCGCCGCCGCGCTGCATCGCGCCGCCGCCCGGTCATAGTTGGGGGCCGGCGGTCCAGATCCCCGCATTGCGCGGGTCGCGACCGGCACCGTACGGCGACCTCGGCACGCTCGCCGAGGCCGCGCGCGCCTTCGCCGACGCCGGTGCAGATACGCTCGCGATCAGCCCGACGCATGCGCTCTTCCCCGCCGATGCGACCCGGTTCAGCCCCTATGCGCCGTCGAGCCGGCTGTTCCACCACGCGCTCCTCGCCGATCCCGCCCTTGCCGGCGTGACGGACGCCGGCCCGGCCGGTGGCGAGCTGATCGACTGGCGGACCGGCTGGCCCGAACGCCTTGCGCAGCTCCGCACCGCCTTCGATCGCGCGCCGGCCGGGTTGCGCGCCCGCTTCGACGCCGCTCGCGCGACCCGCCCGGACTGGGACGACCATGCCCGGTTCGACGCGCTGCACGCGCATTTCTTCGCCGCCACGCAGGCGCGCGGCTGGCAGGCCTGGCCCGCCGATTATCACGACCCCGCCGGCCCCGCGGTCGCCCGTTTCGTCGCCGATCATGCGCCGGACGTCGCCTTTTACGCCTTCCTGCAATGGCTCACCGACGCCAGCCTCGCGCAGGCGCAGGCGGCGGCGCGTGATGCCGGCATGCGGATCGGCCTGATCGCCGACCTCGCGGTCGGCATGGATGCCGGCGGCAGCCACGGCTGGAACCGCCGCGACGATCTGCTGACCGGCCTGTCGATCGGCGCGCCGCCCGATCCGCTCGGGCCGCAGGGGCAGAATTGGGGGATCACCGCGCTCTCCCCCTTCGCGTTGCGCCGGACCGGCTTCGACGGTTTCATCCGCACCGTCCGCGCCGCGCTCTGCCATGCCGGGGGCCTGCGCATCGATCATGCGCTCGGGCTCAAGCGGCTGTGGGTCATCCCCGACGGCGGCAAGGCGAGCGACGGCGCCTATCTGGCGATGCCCTTCGCCGACCTGCTGCGTATCCTCGCGCTCGAATCGCATCGCGCCGGGGCGATCGTCATCGGCGAGGATCTCGGCACCGTGCCGCCGGGCTTCCGCGACACGATGGCGAAGCGCGGCATGCTCGGCATGCGCGTCCTCCCCTTCGAGCGCGACGACACAGGCTTCACGCCCTCCAGCGAGTGGGACGCGCAGGCGGTTGCGATGACCGGCACGCACGACACCGCGACGCTCGCGGGCTGGTGGACCGGCCGCGACATCACCTGGAACCACAAGTTGAAGCGCAGCGCGAGCGACGAACCCGCCGACCGGCTGCGCCGCATCGGCGAGAAGAAGGCGCTGTGGACCGCCTGTACCACGGCGGGTGTCGCCGCCGGCCCGGTCCCCAACGACGCCGCACCGGCGATCGACGCCGCGATCGCCTTCACGCGTCAGGCACCCTGCCCGCTCACCATCGTCCCACTCGAAGACCTCGTCGGCATCGCCGAACAGCCCAATTTGCCCGGCACCACCGACGAACATCCCAACTGGCGCCGCCGCATGCCCGACACGACCAAGGCGCTGCTCGCCCGGCCCGAGGTCGCGCGCCGCGCCGCCCTCCTTACAGCAAAGAGTTTCGCATGACGCCCCGCGCCACCTATCGCATGCAGTTCCACGCCGGCTTCACCTTCGCCGATGCCGAGGCGCTGGTGCCGTATCTCGACGAACTCGGGATCAGCCACCTCTACGCCTCGCCGATCACCGTCGCCGCCAAGGGCTCGACGCACGGCTATGACGTCGTCGATCCGACCCGCATCAACCCCGAGCTCGGCGGCGAGGACGGCTTCCGCAGCCTCGTCGCCGCGCTCAAGGCGCGGAACATGGGCGTCGTTATCGATATCGTTCCCAACCATATGGGAGTCGCCGGCGGCGGCAACGCCTGGTGGAACGACGTGCTCGCCAACGGACAGGCGAGCGCCTACGCCCGGTTCTTCGATATCGACTGGTCGCGGCGGCTGCTGCTGCCGGTGCTCGGCGACACGCTTGCGGCGACGATCGCCAACGGCGACCTCGCGGTCGAAGGCGACGCGATCGTCGCTTACGGCGAGCATCGCTTCCCGCTGCGCCCCGACGTGCAGGAAAGCGACCTCGCCACGCTGCTCGACCGCCAGCATTACCGGCTGGCGAGCTGGCGCGTCGCCAACGACGCACTCAACTGGCGCCGCTTCTTCACCGTCAACGACCTCGCCGGCGTCCGCATCGAGGATCCCGCGGTGTTCGAGGCGACGCACGCACTGTATTTCCGCCTCTACGACGAGGGGCTGATCGACGGCGTCCGCATCGATCACGTCGACGGCCTCACCGACCCGATCGGCTATTGCCGCACGTTGCGCGAGCGGCTCGGCCCCGACGCCTGGATCGTCATCGAGAAGATCCTCGGTGCGGGCGAAGGCCAGCCGCTCGGCTGGGGCGTCGACGGCACCAGCGGCTACGACTTCATGGAACAGGTCGCGACGCTGATCCACGACCCGCTCGGCGCGCTGCCGCTCGAGGAATTGTGGCAGGAGGTGAGCGGCCGCTATCAGGGGTTCGAGGCGGAGGAGTTCGAGGCGCGGCAGGATCTGCTCGCGTGGCAATTCTCCGGCCAGCTCGACGCCTGCGTCGCTGCCTTCGTCGCGCTGAACGACGACGAGGCGGTCACCCCGGCGATGCTGCGCCGCGCGATCGAGCGGCTGCTCTGGGTGTTCCCGGTCTATCGCACCTATGGCACCGGCAGCGCCGCCGCGCCGCAGGACGCGGCGATCCGCGGCCTCGTCCGCGAGCGCGTGTCGTGGCTGATCCCGCCCGGCGAAGCGCATGTCGTCGACCGCATCCTCGCCTGGCTCGCCGGGGAGGGGCCGCAGGGATCTTCGGGCGATGCCGCCGACGCGGTGCGTCGCTTCCAGCAGCTATCCGCCCCGATCGCCGCCAAATCGGTCGAGGATACCGCCTTCTACCGTTCGGGCCGATTGCTGTCGCGCAACGACGTCGGCTTCGACGCGACGATTCTCGGCGTGCCCGTCGACGCCTTCCACCGGATCATGGCCGATCGGGCGCGCGACGTGCCGCATGCGATGCTGACCACCGCGACGCACGACCACAAGCGCGGCGAGGATGTCCGCGCCCGGCTCGCGGTCCTGAGCACGATCCCCGACGCATGGCGCGCGCGGGTCGAGGCGTGGGAGGCGCTGTCATGGGGCTGGGATCACGACGTCGACGGCGGCGATCGCTACATGCTGCTCCAGACGATCGTCGGCGCCTGGCCGGAGGACGGCGCGGCCGGCGACTTCGCCGACCGGCTCAAGGCGTGGCAGCAGAAGGCGCTGCGCGAGGCCAAGCTCCGCTCGTCTTGGGAAGCCCCCGACGAGGACTATGAGGCCGCCGCGGCGGCGCTGATCGACGCCTATCTTGCCGATCCGCGCTTCGTCGCCGAGGTCACCGCCTTCGTCGCGGAGATCGCGCCCGCGGCCCGCGCCAACACGCTCGTCCAGACTTTGCTGCGCTATACGGCGCCGGGCGTGCCCGACCTCTATCAGGGCACCGAACTCGCCGACCTCAGCCTCGTCGATCCCGACAACCGCCGCCCGGTCGATTATGCCGCGCGCGCCGCGTTGCTCGGCGGCGATGCGGTCCCGGCCAAGCTGCGGCTGATCGCCGACCTGCTCGCCCGCCGCCGCGCCGATCCGGCGCTGTTCGCCGACGGCGACTATCGGCCCGCCACGGTCGAGGGCAGCGACCGCATCCTCGCCTTCAACCGCAGCACCGGCGGCCGCAGCCTGCACGTCGCCGCGCTCATCCGCGGCACCGCGGTGCCCGACGCGACGATCCGATTCGCCGACGGCGACACCCGCACCGCGGCGGAAATCTTCGCGCAAGACGCGGTCTGGTATCGAATTGCCTGATTATGATGACATTAACTAAGTATTTGATCCAAATCAGTTGTTATAGGTTGTTTCACCGCGCTGCCTCCGGCACGGAGGCATCAAGATAATCAAGAGAGGACTGGGAGCCATGCCGCAAGCGCGCCTTGTAGACTTCTGGGCCAGAGCGATCGCCGCGCGCTCGCCGGTGATGCTGGAACAATTGCGCGGGGTGGCGCGCGATCTGATTGCCGCCCGCAGCGCGCTACGATCGGTGATGCCGGCCGAATTCGTCAACAACCCGCCGATCGACCTGCTGTACGCGCTGTTTGCCGCCGACGATCAGGCAATGATGGTGCCGCCGCTGATCACCGCCACGGGCGTTTCCGGCCCGGTCGCCCGCCGTTGGCTCGACGTCCTCGTCGATCGCGATCTCGTCATGGAGCGCGACGGCAGGGTCACGCTGACCGAGGCGGGCTTCGTCATGGCCGCCGAAGCGTGTCAGGCGATCATTGAGTCGCGGACGGGCGCCGCGGGGGCGACTCTGAATTGAAGCGCAGCGCGTCGGCACGGCGCGTCACCGTGTCGAGCGCCTGCTCCAGCTCGGCGGCGGCCAGCGTCTCGTCGGCCGCCACGGCCAATTCCAAGGCCTGCGAAATCAGGTGCCGCGCCTCGTCGAGACGGACGGCGTTGTCGATATCCATGCGCGAACCTCCGCTCCGATCGACACTCGTGCCGCGCGGTGGTGGATGCAACCAAGCCCGCTAAAAATCAAATGACAATCGTCTCCATCGGCGGACCGCGAGTCCCCCGATGGAGCGACGTCTCCGGAAATGCCGCCCGGGCTTAATGCCCGACGGCATCCTTCACCGCATCGACCGCCTTGGCGAGCAGGCCCTTCTCGGCCTCTTCCGCTTCGGCCTTGGTCTTGAAGGCGGCACCCTCCGGCTCCGCCGGGGGCGCGTAGACCGAGAACAGCTTGAGCGCGCCCGCGCCTTTGTTGACGATATTGTGCTGTGCGCCCTTCGGCACCACGACGAGGTGGTTGGGCGTCGCCTTGGTCGAATGACCGTCGATCACTACCTGCGCCTCGCCCTCGACGATGAAGGTCGTCTGGTCGGCGGGATGCGTCTCCATGCCGATCTCCTCGCCGGCAGGGATCGCCATCAGCACGATCTGCACCTTGGCGTCGCGATAGACCTCTTTCTGCCAAAGGTCGTTGCGGCCGGCGAGTTCGACCATGTCCTTGTTGAAGATCGCCATTGCCGATTCGCTCCCATCCATGCGTTCGCAGCATTGGACGAACGAGCGCCCGGCACGTTCCGCTCAATCCCACACCAGCCGCCAAAAGGCGCGCCACGCACGCCATGGTGCAGGCACGCGAAGCACC
Encoded proteins:
- the malQ gene encoding 4-alpha-glucanotransferase, whose product is MTDLATDAQAAGLQAEWEDADGRRQRVDDAVLRAILDTLDTRVDGVPFVTGDTGRPVATGAKPGPARLMLEDGTTRAVTIAADGTIPGIAEPGYHRLDTAGGVVTLAIAPPRCIAPPPGHSWGPAVQIPALRGSRPAPYGDLGTLAEAARAFADAGADTLAISPTHALFPADATRFSPYAPSSRLFHHALLADPALAGVTDAGPAGGELIDWRTGWPERLAQLRTAFDRAPAGLRARFDAARATRPDWDDHARFDALHAHFFAATQARGWQAWPADYHDPAGPAVARFVADHAPDVAFYAFLQWLTDASLAQAQAAARDAGMRIGLIADLAVGMDAGGSHGWNRRDDLLTGLSIGAPPDPLGPQGQNWGITALSPFALRRTGFDGFIRTVRAALCHAGGLRIDHALGLKRLWVIPDGGKASDGAYLAMPFADLLRILALESHRAGAIVIGEDLGTVPPGFRDTMAKRGMLGMRVLPFERDDTGFTPSSEWDAQAVAMTGTHDTATLAGWWTGRDITWNHKLKRSASDEPADRLRRIGEKKALWTACTTAGVAAGPVPNDAAPAIDAAIAFTRQAPCPLTIVPLEDLVGIAEQPNLPGTTDEHPNWRRRMPDTTKALLARPEVARRAALLTAKSFA
- the treY gene encoding malto-oligosyltrehalose synthase, whose product is MTPRATYRMQFHAGFTFADAEALVPYLDELGISHLYASPITVAAKGSTHGYDVVDPTRINPELGGEDGFRSLVAALKARNMGVVIDIVPNHMGVAGGGNAWWNDVLANGQASAYARFFDIDWSRRLLLPVLGDTLAATIANGDLAVEGDAIVAYGEHRFPLRPDVQESDLATLLDRQHYRLASWRVANDALNWRRFFTVNDLAGVRIEDPAVFEATHALYFRLYDEGLIDGVRIDHVDGLTDPIGYCRTLRERLGPDAWIVIEKILGAGEGQPLGWGVDGTSGYDFMEQVATLIHDPLGALPLEELWQEVSGRYQGFEAEEFEARQDLLAWQFSGQLDACVAAFVALNDDEAVTPAMLRRAIERLLWVFPVYRTYGTGSAAAPQDAAIRGLVRERVSWLIPPGEAHVVDRILAWLAGEGPQGSSGDAADAVRRFQQLSAPIAAKSVEDTAFYRSGRLLSRNDVGFDATILGVPVDAFHRIMADRARDVPHAMLTTATHDHKRGEDVRARLAVLSTIPDAWRARVEAWEALSWGWDHDVDGGDRYMLLQTIVGAWPEDGAAGDFADRLKAWQQKALREAKLRSSWEAPDEDYEAAAAALIDAYLADPRFVAEVTAFVAEIAPAARANTLVQTLLRYTAPGVPDLYQGTELADLSLVDPDNRRPVDYAARAALLGGDAVPAKLRLIADLLARRRADPALFADGDYRPATVEGSDRILAFNRSTGGRSLHVAALIRGTAVPDATIRFADGDTRTAAEIFAQDAVWYRIA
- a CDS encoding cupin domain-containing protein, whose protein sequence is MAIFNKDMVELAGRNDLWQKEVYRDAKVQIVLMAIPAGEEIGMETHPADQTTFIVEGEAQVVIDGHSTKATPNHLVVVPKGAQHNIVNKGAGALKLFSVYAPPAEPEGAAFKTKAEAEEAEKGLLAKAVDAVKDAVGH